A region from the Leptospira dzoumogneensis genome encodes:
- a CDS encoding DUF1761 family protein — translation MIESIVAPIVAGVAGFICAFIFSGPLYFGLSKFLNLPTQEEKKNLGIRIFLNFCVFVATAFSISLILQYMSLQNKAHGQSIAFILWFGFIFTSSSIDVIWKGKHLKLWIFESISSLITIQVLMFVLLLFYK, via the coding sequence AGCACCTATTGTTGCTGGAGTAGCCGGATTTATCTGCGCCTTTATTTTTAGTGGCCCCCTTTATTTCGGTCTTTCAAAATTTCTGAATCTACCTACTCAAGAAGAGAAGAAGAATCTTGGGATCCGAATATTTTTGAACTTCTGTGTTTTTGTAGCTACTGCATTTTCCATCTCATTGATCCTACAATATATGAGCCTGCAAAATAAAGCTCATGGACAATCTATCGCTTTTATTCTATGGTTCGGATTTATATTTACATCCAGCTCTATCGATGTGATCTGGAAGGGCAAACATTTGAAATTATGGATCTTTGAATCTATATCTTCTCTAATTACGATCCAAGTTTTAATGTTCGTTCTATTACTATTTTATAAATGA